One genomic window of Streptomyces sp. NBC_01498 includes the following:
- a CDS encoding PspC domain-containing protein, with translation MTPSAPHTSTRPPQPRPPQLVRAPRQKVVAGVCGGLGRYCDLDPVIFRIVIVVLTLTGGIGLIFYGFAWLLVPVDGEYENELRRLLSGRVDGASLIAVLLALVGCGLFLSTLNNGGTLGFATMLSIAAIGAGVWSQRRRATIEEGGPLDPGTAAAVAEAPPETKAPPAPGGPSWWRDPIVKDGTTGPVPASGYLWGPDDEDTGARRRGAGARRGASCGRHGPRGIGGTVFLLAVLAGGLGLRLSWDDQPLGTSLQIGLAAALGVFGLGLAVSAFLGRTGFGTLFFAVLTAGLLAASAAVPKDIGTDWVRTTWRPAAVASVSPSYELGTGVGTLDLAAVEVPAGRTLRTSAEVGAGKLKVVVPRDVTLRVRVATGLADIRLPGEAPNDIDLSPGRERTRTVAPPKGVTPGGTLDLRLDVGVGQVEVARAAA, from the coding sequence ATGACTCCGTCCGCCCCGCACACCTCGACCCGGCCGCCTCAGCCGCGGCCCCCGCAGCTGGTGCGCGCGCCCCGGCAGAAGGTCGTCGCGGGTGTCTGCGGCGGGCTGGGGCGGTACTGCGACCTCGACCCGGTCATCTTCCGGATCGTCATCGTCGTACTCACGCTGACCGGTGGCATAGGTCTGATCTTCTACGGCTTCGCCTGGCTGCTGGTCCCGGTCGACGGCGAGTACGAGAACGAGCTGCGCCGTCTCCTGTCGGGCCGCGTCGACGGCGCCTCACTGATAGCCGTCCTGCTCGCCCTCGTGGGCTGTGGCCTGTTCCTGTCGACCCTCAACAACGGCGGCACGCTCGGTTTCGCCACGATGCTGTCGATCGCCGCGATCGGCGCCGGCGTCTGGTCGCAGCGCCGCCGCGCCACGATCGAGGAGGGCGGCCCGCTCGACCCGGGGACGGCGGCGGCCGTGGCGGAGGCTCCCCCGGAGACGAAGGCGCCGCCGGCGCCCGGCGGCCCGTCGTGGTGGCGCGACCCGATCGTCAAGGACGGCACGACGGGCCCGGTGCCGGCGTCCGGCTATCTGTGGGGTCCCGACGACGAGGACACCGGGGCGCGGCGCCGGGGCGCGGGGGCCCGCAGGGGGGCCTCCTGCGGGCGGCACGGCCCGCGCGGGATCGGCGGCACGGTCTTCCTGCTGGCCGTGCTGGCGGGCGGCCTCGGGCTGCGGCTGTCGTGGGACGACCAGCCGCTCGGTACGAGCCTCCAGATCGGACTGGCCGCCGCGCTGGGCGTGTTCGGCCTCGGTCTCGCCGTGAGCGCCTTCCTGGGCCGCACCGGCTTCGGCACGCTCTTCTTCGCGGTCCTCACCGCCGGTCTGCTCGCCGCGTCGGCGGCCGTACCGAAGGACATCGGCACGGACTGGGTGCGCACGACCTGGCGCCCGGCGGCCGTGGCCTCGGTGTCGCCCTCGTACGAACTGGGCACCGGCGTCGGCACCCTCGACCTGGCCGCCGTCGAGGTTCCGGCCGGACGGACGCTCCGTACGAGCGCCGAGGTCGGCGCCGGAAAGCTCAAGGTCGTCGTACCGCGCGACGTCACCCTGAGGGTGCGGGTGGCGACGGGGCTGGCGGACATCCGGCTCCCCGGCGAGGCGCCGAACGACATCGACCTCTCACCGGGGCGGGAACGGACGCGTACGGTGGCGCCGCCGAAGGGTGTGACGCCCGGGGGCACACTGGACCTGCGACTCGACGTCGGTGTCGGACAGGTGGAGGTGGCCCGTGCTGCGGCATGA
- a CDS encoding PspC domain-containing protein has protein sequence MPPASPQPPQPLPSSSSASSSSSSSFASASSSLSSEPSASGASSASGSSAGTGTGPGTGPGAGTGRGGGPGAGTGTASASRSRSRPAGTAPGADEPPLRKLYRSADGRLLGGVARGLAGHLGLPVGWVRLVFLVLFLAQGLGVLLYAIFWIVVPLGVGGTPAESRPLFEVTDDGRRRLRTPDRGQTFALVALFAVGTVFVGSADFGRADTGRYIWPTLLIGAGVVLVWRQADNARRAQWASLSTDSRRRRVFQLARGLAGVALVGLGLTVFMVVRGSAAQLGNVLTAAIAVVAGVALLAGPWLVRMTQDLSDERLMRIRAQERAEVAAHVHDSVLHTLTLIQRNADDGGEVRRLARAQERELRAWLYKPQGTGKDEATGPDTLAEAVKATAAEVEDHHGVPIEVVVVGDCPLDDGLTALAQAAREAMVNAAKYGGEGGAVQVYAEVEGRTVFVSVRDRGPGFDLDAVPGDRMGVRESIFGRMERNGGTARVRSAPDGGTEVELEMERAAEA, from the coding sequence ATGCCGCCCGCCAGCCCCCAGCCCCCGCAGCCTCTGCCCTCGTCATCGTCCGCTTCGTCCTCGTCCTCGTCCTCGTTCGCGTCCGCGTCGTCGTCCCTGTCGTCCGAGCCGTCCGCGTCCGGGGCGTCGTCGGCGTCCGGGTCGTCCGCAGGCACGGGAACGGGGCCGGGAACGGGGCCGGGCGCGGGCACGGGACGGGGAGGCGGACCGGGGGCGGGTACGGGTACGGCGAGCGCGTCCCGCAGCCGCAGCCGCCCGGCGGGAACGGCCCCCGGAGCCGACGAGCCGCCCCTGCGCAAGCTCTACCGCAGCGCCGACGGCAGACTCCTCGGCGGCGTCGCGCGCGGTCTCGCCGGCCATCTGGGACTGCCCGTCGGCTGGGTGCGCCTCGTCTTCCTGGTGCTGTTCCTCGCCCAGGGGCTCGGCGTCCTGCTGTACGCCATCTTCTGGATCGTCGTCCCGCTCGGCGTCGGCGGTACGCCCGCCGAGTCACGCCCTCTTTTCGAGGTCACCGACGACGGGCGGCGCAGGCTGCGCACACCCGACCGGGGCCAGACCTTCGCCCTCGTCGCGCTGTTCGCCGTCGGAACGGTCTTCGTCGGCAGCGCCGACTTCGGCCGGGCCGACACCGGCCGCTACATCTGGCCGACGCTGCTCATCGGCGCGGGCGTCGTCCTGGTCTGGCGGCAGGCCGACAACGCGCGCCGCGCCCAGTGGGCCTCCCTCTCCACGGACAGCAGGCGCCGCCGGGTCTTCCAGCTGGCGCGCGGACTCGCCGGAGTCGCCCTCGTCGGCCTCGGACTGACCGTCTTCATGGTCGTACGGGGCTCGGCGGCCCAGCTCGGCAACGTCCTCACGGCCGCCATCGCCGTCGTCGCCGGGGTCGCGCTCCTCGCCGGACCCTGGCTCGTCCGCATGACCCAGGACCTGTCCGACGAGCGCCTGATGCGCATCCGCGCCCAGGAACGCGCCGAGGTCGCCGCGCACGTCCACGACTCCGTGCTGCACACCCTCACCCTGATCCAGCGCAACGCCGACGACGGCGGCGAGGTCCGGCGCCTGGCCCGCGCCCAGGAACGGGAACTGCGCGCCTGGCTCTACAAACCGCAGGGCACCGGCAAGGACGAGGCGACCGGGCCCGACACCCTCGCCGAGGCCGTGAAGGCGACCGCCGCCGAGGTGGAGGACCACCACGGCGTACCGATCGAGGTCGTGGTCGTCGGCGACTGCCCGCTCGACGACGGACTGACCGCACTCGCGCAGGCCGCGCGCGAGGCGATGGTCAACGCCGCCAAGTACGGTGGCGAGGGCGGGGCCGTACAGGTGTACGCGGAGGTCGAGGGCCGTACGGTCTTCGTGTCCGTACGCGACCGGGGACCCGGGTTCGACCTGGACGCGGTGCCCGGCGACCGGATGGGCGTACGCGAGTCCATCTTCGGGCGGATGGAACGCAACGGCGGTACGGCGAGAGTGCGTTCGGCTCCCGACGGGGGCACGGAAGTGGAGCTTGAGATGGAGAGGGCGGCGGAGGCATGA
- a CDS encoding C40 family peptidase, with translation MPALASHRKSRTRTGVRANTPAVGFTTAALASVTLLSSQSATAAPTEPNPSVEEVQKKVDDLYRQAGTATQQYNKAKEETDTQRESVDRALDQVARSADKVNEARRDLGTYAAAQYRAGAVGPTAALMFADSPESYFEQTHLMDRMTDRQQQAVEDFQKEQRSAAEQRADATKSLETLTESQATLKAGKQRVQNKLAAARSLLAELTAEEKARLAELEREKEQEARRQAEAKAEKEAERRRQEAARQEQPPATGGGTGTGAGTGSGAGAGVSDGTYAAKAQKVLAFARAQIGKPYVWGATGPSSYDCSGLTAAAWREAGVQLPRTTWDQVEVGQRVATEDLLPGDLIFFYDDISHVGIYKGDGMMIHAPKPGANVREESIYYMPIYGGVRPA, from the coding sequence ATGCCGGCCTTGGCGTCGCATCGCAAATCGCGCACTCGCACCGGAGTGCGCGCGAACACCCCTGCCGTCGGTTTCACGACGGCGGCGCTCGCCTCGGTCACGCTGCTCTCGTCGCAGAGCGCCACCGCCGCGCCCACCGAGCCGAATCCCTCGGTGGAGGAGGTACAGAAGAAGGTCGACGACCTGTACCGGCAGGCCGGTACGGCGACCCAGCAGTACAACAAGGCGAAGGAAGAGACCGACACCCAGCGCGAGTCGGTGGACCGGGCCCTGGACCAGGTGGCCCGGAGCGCCGACAAGGTGAACGAGGCCCGGCGCGACCTCGGTACGTATGCGGCGGCGCAGTACCGCGCGGGAGCGGTGGGTCCCACCGCCGCCCTGATGTTCGCCGACAGCCCGGAGTCGTACTTCGAGCAGACGCATCTGATGGACCGGATGACCGACCGCCAGCAGCAGGCCGTCGAGGACTTCCAGAAGGAGCAGCGGTCGGCGGCCGAGCAGCGCGCAGACGCGACGAAGAGCCTGGAGACGCTGACGGAGTCGCAGGCCACGCTGAAGGCGGGCAAGCAGCGGGTCCAGAACAAGCTCGCGGCGGCCCGGTCGCTGCTGGCGGAGCTGACGGCCGAGGAGAAGGCGCGGCTCGCGGAGCTGGAGCGCGAGAAGGAGCAGGAGGCGCGCCGCCAGGCCGAGGCGAAGGCCGAGAAGGAGGCGGAGCGCAGGCGCCAGGAGGCGGCCCGGCAGGAGCAGCCGCCCGCGACGGGCGGCGGTACGGGCACCGGCGCGGGAACGGGCTCGGGTGCGGGTGCGGGCGTCTCGGACGGTACGTACGCGGCCAAGGCCCAGAAGGTGCTCGCCTTCGCCCGTGCCCAGATCGGCAAGCCGTACGTGTGGGGCGCCACCGGCCCCAGCTCGTACGACTGCTCGGGGCTGACGGCGGCCGCCTGGAGGGAGGCGGGTGTGCAGCTTCCCCGTACGACGTGGGACCAGGTGGAGGTGGGCCAGCGCGTCGCCACCGAGGACCTGCTCCCCGGTGACCTCATCTTCTTCTACGACGACATCAGCCACGTCGGTATCTACAAGGGCGACGGCATGATGATCCACGCGCCGAAGCCCGGGGCGAACGTACGTGAGGAGTCGATCTACTACATGCCGATCTACGGCGGGGTACGCCCGGCCTGA
- a CDS encoding DoxX family protein — MTHGYRTDSYGTVGGEPRGWKETAAKYALLPLRIFLGATFIYAGLDKLTDSGFLAADGPGSIGELMRSVRGSSAIPALVDLSLKNPEGFGYAISLGEVAVGLGTLFGLLGRLAAFGGALISLSLWLTMSWQSDPYYYGNDLAYLMAWLPLVLAGAPVFSLDAALANRRRRMR, encoded by the coding sequence GTGAGCCCCGGGGCTGGAAGGAGACGGCGGCCAAGTACGCCCTCCTCCCCCTGAGGATCTTCCTCGGCGCCACCTTCATCTACGCGGGGCTCGACAAACTCACCGACAGCGGCTTCCTCGCGGCCGACGGGCCCGGCTCGATCGGCGAGCTGATGCGCAGCGTCCGCGGCAGCTCCGCGATACCCGCGCTGGTCGACCTGTCCCTCAAGAACCCCGAGGGCTTCGGCTACGCCATCTCCCTCGGCGAGGTGGCCGTCGGCCTCGGCACCCTCTTCGGACTGCTGGGCCGGCTCGCCGCGTTCGGCGGCGCGCTGATCTCACTGAGCCTGTGGCTGACGATGAGCTGGCAGTCGGACCCGTACTACTACGGCAACGACCTGGCCTACCTCATGGCGTGGCTGCCGCTGGTGCTCGCCGGAGCGCCGGTGTTCTCCCTCGACGCGGCCCTGGCCAACCGGCGGCGCCGCATGCGGTAG
- a CDS encoding response regulator transcription factor — protein sequence MSGIGGTTGTSGEGDSGTGGAESRRVRVVLVDDHRMFRTGVQAEIGQTATTGVEVVGEAADVDQAVTVITATRPEVVLLDVHLPGGGGVEVLRRCAPFMAAAENPVRFLALSVSDAAEDVIGVIRGGARGYVTKTITGADLVDSIFRVQDGDAVFSPRLAGFVLDAFASTDAPPVDEDMDRLTQREREVLRLIARGYAYKEIAKQLFISVKTVESHVSAVLRKLQLSNRHELTRWATARRLV from the coding sequence ATGAGCGGTATCGGCGGGACGACGGGCACCAGCGGCGAGGGCGACAGCGGCACCGGAGGGGCGGAGAGCAGGCGCGTACGGGTGGTCCTCGTCGACGACCACCGGATGTTCCGGACCGGCGTGCAGGCCGAGATCGGGCAGACCGCGACCACGGGCGTGGAGGTCGTCGGCGAGGCCGCCGACGTCGACCAGGCCGTCACGGTCATCACGGCGACCCGTCCCGAGGTCGTCCTGCTCGACGTGCACCTGCCCGGCGGCGGCGGGGTGGAGGTCCTGCGCCGCTGCGCCCCGTTCATGGCGGCGGCCGAGAACCCGGTGCGCTTCCTGGCGCTGTCGGTGTCCGACGCGGCGGAGGACGTCATCGGCGTGATCCGCGGCGGTGCGCGCGGCTATGTCACCAAGACGATCACCGGCGCGGACCTGGTGGACTCGATCTTCCGCGTCCAGGACGGCGACGCGGTCTTCTCACCGCGTCTCGCCGGCTTCGTGCTCGACGCGTTCGCGTCGACGGACGCGCCGCCCGTGGACGAGGACATGGACCGCCTCACCCAGCGCGAGCGCGAGGTCCTGAGGCTGATCGCGCGGGGTTACGCGTACAAGGAGATCGCCAAGCAGCTGTTCATCTCGGTGAAGACGGTCGAGTCGCACGTCTCGGCGGTGCTGCGCAAGCTCCAGCTCTCCAACCGGCACGAGCTGACCCGGTGGGCGACGGCGCGCCGACTGGTGTGA
- a CDS encoding C40 family peptidase gives MAAHRRPRSKHRPFSGPYGRTAATLALAGAATAAGLEAPAPAHAEPRLTSAQVRAQVDKLHHEAEIATEKYNGAKERAADASAALDRLRDRAARRTEQVNASRNALGAIATAQYRAGGLDPAVQLALSSDPDQYLRGAALAERAGFQQAKALTRMRAQLGELGLLRKKADAKLDELKSRQADLATHKSTVRNKLADAERLLDRLTAAERAEYARSVGPAEPRADRARSGAVVRAVAAPGPRAAAAVAYARAALGKPYVWGATGPNAFDCSGLTQAAWRAAGVALPRTTYTQINAGRRVSRSQLAPGDLVFFYSGISHVGLYVGGGQMIHAPRPGTGVRLAPIDQMPFAGASRPA, from the coding sequence GTGGCAGCGCACCGCCGACCCCGATCGAAGCACCGGCCGTTCAGCGGCCCCTACGGACGTACGGCGGCCACCCTCGCCCTCGCGGGTGCCGCGACGGCCGCCGGGCTAGAAGCGCCCGCTCCCGCGCACGCCGAACCCCGGCTCACCTCGGCGCAGGTGAGGGCGCAGGTCGACAAGCTCCACCACGAGGCGGAGATCGCCACCGAGAAGTACAACGGCGCGAAGGAGCGGGCCGCCGACGCGAGCGCGGCCCTGGACCGGCTGCGGGACCGGGCGGCGCGGCGGACGGAGCAGGTCAACGCCTCGCGCAACGCCCTCGGGGCGATCGCCACCGCTCAGTACCGCGCCGGTGGCCTCGACCCCGCCGTACAGCTCGCCCTCAGTTCCGACCCCGACCAGTACCTGCGGGGGGCGGCGCTCGCCGAACGGGCCGGGTTCCAGCAGGCGAAGGCCCTCACCAGGATGCGCGCGCAACTCGGGGAACTCGGCCTCTTACGTAAGAAGGCCGACGCGAAACTCGACGAACTGAAAAGCCGTCAGGCCGACCTGGCCACGCACAAGTCGACCGTCCGGAACAAGCTCGCCGACGCCGAGAGGCTGCTCGACCGGCTCACCGCCGCCGAACGCGCCGAGTACGCGCGCAGCGTCGGACCGGCCGAGCCGCGCGCCGATCGCGCGCGGAGCGGCGCCGTCGTGAGGGCCGTGGCCGCGCCCGGTCCCCGCGCCGCCGCCGCCGTCGCCTACGCGCGCGCGGCACTCGGCAAGCCGTACGTGTGGGGAGCCACCGGGCCGAACGCGTTCGACTGCTCCGGGCTGACGCAGGCCGCCTGGCGTGCCGCCGGAGTCGCCCTGCCCCGCACCACGTACACCCAGATCAACGCGGGCCGGCGGGTCTCCCGCTCCCAGCTCGCCCCCGGTGACCTGGTGTTCTTCTACTCGGGCATCTCGCACGTCGGGCTCTATGTCGGCGGCGGGCAGATGATCCACGCGCCCCGGCCCGGCACGGGCGTCCGGCTGGCCCCCATCGACCAGATGCCCTTCGCGGGCGCCAGCCGCCCCGCGTAG
- a CDS encoding ATP-dependent DNA helicase: MSSLFDDSFLADLQTSAEEEPPPPPEDAEPGGTAPEQVPDDLFGGKFDVPPPRDAYHRDGAPRTVVDPAALLEGLNDEQRAAVVHTGSPLLIVAGAGSGKTRVLTHRIAHLLGTRRVHPGEILAITFTNKAAGEMKERVEQLVGPRAAAMWVMTFHSACVRILRRESKRLGFTSSFSIYDAADSKRLMALVCRDLDLDPKRHPPKSFSAKVSNLKNELIDEETFAGRATDPFEKTLAEAYRMYQGRLREANALDFDDIIMTTVHLLQAFPDVAEHYRRRFRHVLVDEYQDTNHAQYTLVRELVGPSGEGQDPAELCVVGDADQSIYAFRGATIRNILQFEEDYPNATTILLEQNYRSTQTILGAANAVIERNESRRPKNLWTNAGAGARITGYVADTEHDEAQFVADEIDRLTDASKAKAGDVAVFYRTNAQSRVFEEIFIRVGLPYKVVGGVRFYERKEVRDVLAYLRVLANPEDSVPLRRILNVPKRGIGDRAEAMIDALAARERISFGQALRRVDEAYGMAARSSNAVKRFNTLLEELRTVVESGAGPATVLEAVLERTGYLAELQASTDPQDETRIENLQELAAVALEFEQETAQAAGAAADGDGPGDAGDADGDADGDGGGDGGGAAGTEGPGAAPSGTLAAFLERVALVADSDQIPDEDEEGSGVITLMTLHTAKGLEFPVVFLTGMEDGVFPHMRALGQPKELEEERRLAYVGITRARERLYLTRSSMRSAWGQPSYNPPSRFLEEIPGEHLEWKRTGPSAAPAGPTSGITSSLSASRSRSGPAGFATRRATEKPVISLAVGDRVTHDQFGLGTVVTVTGSGADAQATIDFGDSKPKRLLLRYAPVDKL; this comes from the coding sequence ATGAGCAGCCTCTTTGACGACAGCTTCCTGGCGGACCTCCAGACCTCGGCCGAGGAGGAGCCACCGCCGCCACCCGAGGACGCCGAGCCCGGGGGCACCGCTCCGGAGCAGGTGCCCGACGATCTCTTCGGAGGGAAGTTCGACGTGCCCCCGCCCCGGGACGCATACCACCGTGACGGCGCCCCCCGCACGGTCGTGGACCCGGCGGCGCTGCTCGAAGGGCTCAATGACGAGCAGCGGGCCGCCGTGGTGCACACGGGATCGCCGCTGCTCATCGTGGCGGGCGCGGGCTCCGGCAAGACTCGCGTACTGACCCACCGGATCGCGCATCTGCTGGGGACCCGTCGCGTACACCCCGGCGAAATACTGGCGATCACCTTCACCAACAAGGCCGCCGGTGAGATGAAGGAGCGCGTCGAGCAGCTCGTCGGACCGCGCGCGGCGGCCATGTGGGTGATGACGTTCCACAGCGCCTGCGTACGCATCCTGCGCCGCGAGTCGAAGCGGCTGGGCTTCACGTCCTCGTTCTCGATCTACGACGCGGCGGATTCCAAGCGGCTCATGGCCCTGGTCTGCCGCGATCTGGACCTCGACCCCAAGCGGCACCCCCCGAAGTCGTTCAGCGCCAAGGTCTCGAACCTCAAGAACGAGCTGATCGACGAGGAGACCTTCGCCGGCCGGGCCACGGACCCGTTCGAGAAGACGCTGGCCGAGGCGTACCGGATGTACCAGGGACGGCTGCGCGAGGCCAACGCCCTGGACTTCGACGACATCATCATGACGACGGTCCATCTGCTCCAGGCGTTCCCGGACGTCGCCGAGCACTACCGCCGCCGCTTCCGCCATGTCCTGGTGGACGAGTACCAGGACACCAACCACGCGCAGTACACCCTGGTCCGCGAGCTGGTCGGCCCCTCCGGCGAGGGGCAGGACCCGGCCGAGCTGTGCGTCGTCGGCGACGCCGACCAGTCCATCTACGCGTTCCGGGGCGCCACGATCCGCAACATCCTCCAGTTCGAGGAGGACTACCCGAACGCCACCACGATCCTGCTGGAGCAGAACTACCGCTCCACACAGACGATCCTCGGCGCGGCCAACGCGGTCATCGAGCGCAACGAGAGCCGCCGCCCGAAGAATCTCTGGACGAACGCCGGAGCGGGCGCCCGCATCACCGGTTACGTGGCGGACACCGAGCACGACGAGGCCCAGTTCGTCGCCGACGAGATCGACCGGCTCACGGACGCGTCCAAGGCCAAGGCGGGCGATGTCGCGGTCTTCTACCGGACGAACGCGCAGTCGCGTGTCTTCGAGGAGATCTTCATCCGCGTCGGCCTGCCCTACAAGGTCGTCGGCGGGGTGCGGTTCTACGAGCGCAAGGAGGTCCGCGATGTGCTGGCCTATCTGCGGGTGCTCGCCAACCCGGAGGACAGTGTCCCGCTGCGCCGCATCCTGAATGTGCCCAAGCGCGGGATCGGTGACCGTGCCGAGGCGATGATCGACGCACTCGCGGCGCGCGAGCGGATCTCCTTCGGGCAGGCGCTGCGCCGGGTGGACGAGGCGTACGGCATGGCGGCCCGCTCGTCGAACGCGGTGAAGCGCTTCAACACGCTGCTGGAGGAGCTGCGTACGGTCGTCGAGTCCGGCGCCGGCCCGGCGACGGTTCTGGAGGCCGTGCTGGAACGGACGGGGTATCTGGCGGAGTTGCAGGCGTCGACCGACCCGCAGGACGAGACGCGGATCGAGAACTTGCAGGAACTGGCCGCCGTGGCGCTGGAGTTCGAGCAGGAGACGGCCCAGGCCGCGGGGGCGGCGGCGGACGGTGACGGGCCGGGGGACGCGGGCGACGCGGACGGCGACGCGGACGGCGACGGGGGCGGTGACGGGGGCGGTGCGGCCGGGACCGAAGGCCCCGGCGCCGCGCCCTCCGGCACCCTCGCGGCGTTCCTGGAGCGCGTCGCGCTCGTCGCCGACTCCGACCAGATCCCCGACGAGGACGAGGAAGGCTCCGGCGTCATCACCCTGATGACGCTGCACACGGCGAAGGGCCTGGAGTTCCCGGTCGTCTTCCTGACCGGCATGGAGGACGGCGTCTTCCCGCACATGCGCGCGCTCGGCCAGCCGAAGGAGCTGGAGGAGGAGCGCCGGCTGGCGTACGTCGGCATCACGCGCGCCCGTGAACGGCTCTACCTCACCCGGTCCTCGATGCGCAGCGCGTGGGGCCAGCCGTCGTACAACCCGCCGTCGCGTTTCCTGGAGGAGATTCCGGGCGAGCACCTGGAGTGGAAGCGAACGGGTCCGTCGGCCGCCCCGGCCGGGCCCACGTCGGGGATCACCTCGTCGCTGTCCGCGTCCCGTTCGCGGTCGGGCCCGGCGGGCTTCGCCACCCGGCGCGCCACCGAGAAGCCGGTCATCTCGCTCGCGGTGGGGGACCGGGTGACCCATGACCAGTTCGGGCTCGGGACGGTCGTCACGGTGACGGGGTCGGGCGCCGACGCGCAGGCGACGATCGACTTCGGCGACTCCAAGCCGAAGCGGCTGCTGCTGCGGTACGCGCCGGTCGACAAGCTGTAG